One window of Trifolium pratense cultivar HEN17-A07 linkage group LG5, ARS_RC_1.1, whole genome shotgun sequence genomic DNA carries:
- the LOC123883844 gene encoding uncharacterized protein LOC123883844, with translation MGEIITTLAIAQGKYVGTGLFNAPPSELELEFDFHANVVVVGIVYHMLLVSTKGGKATLSKDAHIPYGSHHRFSTITQPRNSHNSINAHILFQPVLVCGNQLNIQGMPSLWLPRSFSEYANSPWPQIVQLVDVSVWVAAVLDSCPKVTNGFTTTCSAYNMVLPMSVAEYLQMTPNGKHSKKWDPGGGGVAYFFISKKVFTQNAKEANYILEERLWYKLGFIIEYHFDGAACFISALVQELEKFGDACLFHEKQFIQWDPGGCFIVHVEVATIILHHFLDFNLEDKVCLHRGDSDMIHVVWIPCVLAWMIDNEGTINDIKAVEIMEKIKHKKIARLQYCFIVLDGSLVAKLVAFGVTKIVTYGCQFMHIIVRICGCTSQVKMERRKKWDPGRHGNMHTTTWLTKFKQWDPGKIGVVSNCYNLEDKVGFKGEGIVMNPSYWIGPNRS, from the exons ATGGGAGAAATCATCACTACTCTTGCAATTGCACAGGGAAAATATGTTGGTACTGGATTGTTCAATGCCCCACCTAGTGAACTAGagcttgagtttgattttcATGCCAATGTAG TTGTGGTTGGAATTGTTTATCATATGCTTCTTGTTTCTACAAAAGGTGGCAAAGCTACACTTTCTAAAGATGCTCATATCCCATATGGTAGCCATCACAGGTTTTCTACAATAACTCAACCACGTAATTCACACAACTCCATAAATGCTCATATTCTATTTCAACCAGTTCTAGTTTGTGGTAATCAACTTAATATTCAGGGTATGCCAAGCTTGTGGCTGCCAAGATCATTCTCTGAGTACGCTAATTCTCCATGGCCCCAAATAGTTCAACTTGTTGATGTATCTGTTTGGGTGGCTGCAGTACTTGATTCATGCCCCAAAGTTACCAATGGTTTTACTACCACTTGTAGTGCATACAACATGGTACTGCCAATGAGTGTTGCTGAATATTTGCAAATGACACCAAACGGAAAGCATTCCAAGAAATGGGATCcgggtggtggtggtgttgcttattttttcatttcaaaGAAAGTCTTTACACAAAATGCTAAAGAAGCTAATTACATACTTGAAGAAAGGTTATGGTACAAACTAGGATTTATTATTGAGTACCATTTTGATGGAGCAGCTTGTTTCATTTCTGCTTTGGTACAAGAACTAGAAAAATTTGGTGATGCTTGTTTGTTCCATGAAAAGCAATTCATTCAATGGGATCCTGGTGGATGTTTTATTGTCCATGTGGAAGTTGCTACTATTATTCTACACCATTTTCTTGActtcaaccttgaggacaaggtttgTCTTCATAGGGGGGATAGTGATATGATTCATGTTGTTTGGATACCATGTGTGCTAGCATGGATGATTGACAATGAAGGAACTATAAATGACATCAAGGCGgtagaaattatggaaaaaataaagcataaaaaGATTGCGAGATTACAGTATTGTTTCATAGTGCTAGATGGAAGCCTTGTAGCAAAGCTAGTTGCTTTTGGAGTTACAAAAATTGTTACATATGGATGTCAATTCATGCATATAATTGTGAGAATTTGTGGCTGCACTAGTCAAGTGAAGATGGAAAGAAGGAAAAAGTGGGATCCTGGTAGACACGGCAATATGCATACAACAACTTGGTTAACAAAGTTCAAGCAATGGGATCCGGGTAAAATTGGTGTTGTGAGCAATTGCtacaaccttgaggacaaggttggtTTTAAAGGGGAAGGTATTGTAATGAACCCATCATATTGGATAGGCCCAAATAGGAGTTAG